A window of Gossypium raimondii isolate GPD5lz chromosome 7, ASM2569854v1, whole genome shotgun sequence genomic DNA:
TCGTTGAAAGGggatttaatttcatcaaaatttgcacttacatattcatcaaatcaatcaaaACATAATATCCCTTCTCCTTCCCTATCCAATTCAACTTGTCTTTCAAAAGAAaccaaactaaattttaatttcactaaTCCCAGATAAAGCAATGAAGTacacattgagaaaaaaaaaacaagaaaaacaaaacaaaggtattattgttatcattatCACTTGTTCTTGTGAAGAAATTCATCAGGGACAACTTGAAGCAACTTCTTGTGCTTGGACTTAGCAATCTTCTTCAAAGTATTAGGATTAGTAATCTTCTGAAACTTAGTTCCAGACCTCAATAtgttctctttcttcttcttctctctctcctctctcttctttctcttctccaCCTTATTTTGCCGTATCTCTTCCTTCAACTCATTAATCCTCTCTCTATAAGCTCTCTTGATCTCCTTTTGCCTCTCCCTCTCCTCCAAGCTCGTCCTCCTTATGCTCACGTGCTTCGCTGACGCACGCTGCTTTCTTGGCTGCTTCCAGTTCCTACCAGACACCTTACCCGCAATCACGCCGTCGTAGGTGGGTTGACCGAAGGTGGGTTTATTGGGGTCGTCCGAGGAAGGCACGGCTGAACGCTTTGCGGGTGGGGGGCAAGAATCATCCACGTCCATGGACGCGGCGGCGGGGGCAGCCTCGTCGTCATCGGCAACGATCTGAGATTCTTGTCGCTTTCGTTTGTACGTTTTGCCGCCGAAGCCTTCATCAAGGCGGCGGAAGTCAATAGTGCAAGCCATGGCGTTGGTCATGCTtttctctctctccctctctgtaaaccctaaaataaaatgtagtaATTACCTTATCGCGAGTTATTATATAGGTAGAGATTTGACAGGCTAAGAAATCGGCCCATTAAAAGAGCCTTTTTATTCTGGCTCTAAGGGTCTTAGCCCTGTTCGGCATTATTCATGCCGCCGAAAAGTGTTcttcaacctataaataatggaaaatgttttctattcaaacccaaaaattagtataatcaaaatataaatacgaTAATTAAgcacaaaactaaaataatccaaattataattggaaaattaaagCTTACATATGGCAACAATTCAGACGAAAATTAACAAACTAAAGTATTACTTGTAAAAAACACATAACAACATTCGAAGAACCACATAAATAATTGTACATGGTGAGTCTCATACCTAATACTCAGAACTTAAcctaaattatatcaaatatgaGTAAAGgaattaaatatcaaatgtaGACATAGTAAAGAGATCATAATCATACTATGACGGAAGACAATTTAAACTAATGTGCAATATATATACAAgataataaaaagtaatattGGAACATTTTGGTGAAAATGcaagtaaatattaataatttgttaGTTGAGATCAGGTCTAACCCTCTGTTTTGTTCGTTTGTTATGTAAATTAGCGTTTTGATAGAATATGATTCAGTTCAGTCGGGTGTTTTCAACACGCTGGAGGTCTCTATTTTCACTGCTGAACCATTGCAATGACGGCATAATTTCCTATTCAACCCTCTACACTCTACTCTTATCCTTCtagtttggtttttttttttcaattaaaaaatgtaaatatataagcaaacattttactttttttatttgttatataaaatataaaatattgatctttataataaatgtataataaattttatataaattaatcataaatacGTTgctatataattaataaaaaaagtagaTACAAATATAAttcatcttatttattatttaactaaatacaaatctattatttaatttattttacatataaaatataatacaacctctttaataatcattttacaTTCCAAATACAATTAATCACTGATTTTAATCTCATcactacaatatctaatctcgCTATTATCTTTGCTTTTAATCTCACCAAAATTAATTAACCTCAACAATAATATTCATTTGAtcattaaattaacaaattttgtaTTCTCGGTTTTATCCACCTTcgtggtgttttttttttttaaataaaaagaataatctAATGGAAATTGAGAGGTAAAAAAGCATACATATAAACCAATCTTGGATTGGTGATCAAACAGGAAAACAGTCTAATTGTGTATTCGGTTGCAATGAGTTATGAATCGGCTACATGGAACAATAATTTC
This region includes:
- the LOC105770096 gene encoding actin cytoskeleton-regulatory complex protein pan1 — encoded protein: MTNAMACTIDFRRLDEGFGGKTYKRKRQESQIVADDDEAAPAAASMDVDDSCPPPAKRSAVPSSDDPNKPTFGQPTYDGVIAGKVSGRNWKQPRKQRASAKHVSIRRTSLEERERQKEIKRAYRERINELKEEIRQNKVEKRKKREEREKKKKENILRSGTKFQKITNPNTLKKIAKSKHKKLLQVVPDEFLHKNK